One window of Halichondria panicea chromosome 7, odHalPani1.1, whole genome shotgun sequence genomic DNA carries:
- the LOC135339169 gene encoding uncharacterized protein LOC135339169 isoform X1 encodes MLKLLSEYRFKEYHQIPIRRTHVLVDALRAARRPAFTSIKTLTVHFVSEEAEDGGGPSREFWCLLGKEIAQSMFEGHENSKVVRHDLLAVQGEKFLLVGKLMTMGITQGGSGFSFFGSSLYAYLCGVKICDIDIPDEEVPNTNVRILIQKINDAADDKDLKDCILDECDTIVNAGYSKPLFTSTQADKIEIVKTLKLYYTLLESLAEINQLKEGLQVNETMKAMFKITHFSPKGSNDLAKEEATYMLFVDFLYDCM; translated from the exons ATGCTGAAGCTTCTGTCTGAGTATCGGTTCAAGGAATATCATCAGATCCCAATACGACGCACTCATGTGTTAGTAGATGCACTCAGAGCTGCAAGGCGGCCTGCATTTACAAGCATCAAGACATTGACG GTTCACTTTGTAAGTGAGGAAGCAGAAGATGGTGGAGGCCCATCCAGGGAGTTTTGGTGCCTGTTGGGGAAAGAGATAGCTCAGTCCATGTTTGAGGGCCATGAGAACAGTAAGGTTGTGCGGCACGATTTATTGGCTGTGCAG GGTGAGAAGTTTCTTCTCGTAGGAAAATTGATGACCATGGGAATCACTCAGGGTGGTAGTGGTTTCTCCTTTTTTGGAAGTAGTCTCTACGCATACTTGTGTGGTGTTAAAATCTGTGATATTGACATACCTGATGAAGAAGTACCAAATACTAACGTCCGGATCCTTATTCAGaag ATCAATGATGCTGCTGATGACAAAGACCTAAAAGATTGTATCCTTGATGAATGTGACACCATTGTGAATGCCGGGTACAGCAAGCCACTTTTTACCTCGACGCAAGCAGACAAAATTGAGATAGTGAAGACACTAAAACTCTACTACACTCTTCTCGAGTCTTTAGCAGAGATTAACCAGCTCAAGGAGGGATTGCAAGTGAACG AGACCATGAAGGCCATGTTCAAAATCACCCACTTTTCACCTAAGGGCTCAAATGATCTTGCTAAAGAAGAGGCTACTTACATGCTGTTTGTAGATTTTCTGTACGATTGCATGTGA
- the LOC135339169 gene encoding uncharacterized protein LOC135339169 isoform X2 yields MLKLLSEYRFKEYHQIPIRRTHVLVDALRAARRPAFTSIKTLTVHFVSEEAEDGGGPSREFWCLLGKEIAQSMFEGHENSKVVRHDLLAVQGEKFLLVGKLMTMGITQGGSGFSFFGSSLYAYLCGVKICDIDIPDEEVPNTNVRILIQKINDAADDKDLKDCILDECDTIVNAGYSKPLFTSTQADKIEIVKTLKLYYTLLESLAEINQLKEGLQVNGVGEAIVKYPELMRPLFVRP; encoded by the exons ATGCTGAAGCTTCTGTCTGAGTATCGGTTCAAGGAATATCATCAGATCCCAATACGACGCACTCATGTGTTAGTAGATGCACTCAGAGCTGCAAGGCGGCCTGCATTTACAAGCATCAAGACATTGACG GTTCACTTTGTAAGTGAGGAAGCAGAAGATGGTGGAGGCCCATCCAGGGAGTTTTGGTGCCTGTTGGGGAAAGAGATAGCTCAGTCCATGTTTGAGGGCCATGAGAACAGTAAGGTTGTGCGGCACGATTTATTGGCTGTGCAG GGTGAGAAGTTTCTTCTCGTAGGAAAATTGATGACCATGGGAATCACTCAGGGTGGTAGTGGTTTCTCCTTTTTTGGAAGTAGTCTCTACGCATACTTGTGTGGTGTTAAAATCTGTGATATTGACATACCTGATGAAGAAGTACCAAATACTAACGTCCGGATCCTTATTCAGaag ATCAATGATGCTGCTGATGACAAAGACCTAAAAGATTGTATCCTTGATGAATGTGACACCATTGTGAATGCCGGGTACAGCAAGCCACTTTTTACCTCGACGCAAGCAGACAAAATTGAGATAGTGAAGACACTAAAACTCTACTACACTCTTCTCGAGTCTTTAGCAGAGATTAACCAGCTCAAGGAGGGATTGCAAGTGAACGGTGTGGGAGAAGCAATTGTGAAGTACCCTGAACTAATGAGGCCTCTATTTGTG AGACCATGA